From one Paenibacillus terrae HPL-003 genomic stretch:
- a CDS encoding KGG domain-containing protein has product MARNQDQGKMSREEAGRMGGEATSKKHNKEFYQEIGKKGGQATANSHDKEFYQEIGKRGGDATAESHDKDFYRDIGRKGGRN; this is encoded by the coding sequence ATGGCACGTAATCAGGATCAAGGTAAAATGAGTCGCGAAGAGGCAGGTCGTATGGGTGGGGAAGCTACATCCAAGAAGCACAACAAGGAATTTTATCAGGAGATTGGTAAAAAAGGCGGGCAAGCTACCGCTAACTCCCATGATAAAGAATTTTATCAGGAAATTGGTAAACGCGGCGGCGATGCTACGGCTGAGTCCCATGACAAAGATTTCTACAGGGACATTGGACGCAAAGGCGGCAGAAATTAA